In Lolium perenne isolate Kyuss_39 chromosome 5, Kyuss_2.0, whole genome shotgun sequence, the sequence CTGATAAACGTGAGCAGGGTAGGAGTAGGCAGGGTAAGACGGCATGGCGTTGTACTGATGGTACGCGGGGTACTGCATCGGCACCACCGCGTTCTGATGGTAGCCGCCGCCACCCTTGGAGTCTTTGCCACCGCCATTGCCAGCTCCACCGTAGCTGTTTTTTTCTCCGCCGTATCCATAACCGTTCTTTTCTCCCCCGTACCCATAGACGTCTTTCCTCTTGTCATCGCCGGAAGACACACTGACGAGCTCGGCGCGGCCTAAGCTGCGCCGGAGCATCGTCGTCAGCCCGATCGTGTCGATGCCGTCGCCCACGATGATGATCTTGTCCCCCTCCATCGTGACGGATGTCACACCTGCATAGGTTTCAGTCCAGCACCTCTCTGTAAGAACTCGCGAAGAGAAGAAGATATGACagttgcaagtcatgatggctggcttgTTCTGTGACATACCTGCCATGCCAACAGTGGCCTTGAAGGCCTTCCTCCTGTTCCTCTCGCCATCCAATGGTAACTTCAGAACAATCTTTTGCTGCGAGAAAGAGCAAAACATCTTCAGATCGACGCACAAAATCAAGCAACTAAACACTACTAGTCCAATAGCACGACTAGTTAAATTGGTTACAGTTGAGCTGATTAACAACCAACCTTAACCATCTTTTGCTTGGAAGGCAGTATTTTGAACGACCTCTAGTATTGTCTAGCTTGACAGGTTGGTGCTTGACTGCTTGGAGAGTGGGCTTGTGCAATTTCACAATGCAAGATGAGCTGCCTTCTTAGCAACAAGATATTCTGGCCTATTTATAGGCAAGCAGAGAGGCCAGATACAGGGAGAGAGCGGGAGGGGAAGCAGCGGAGAAGGCTCTAGAGAGAGAAAGCTGGCAAATGGAACAAAATACTAATCAGGCCAATCAAACAGTGCAATGGCTACTCTATTTTGAGAATGATTGACATGCCTGTAGGCACTGTACCAAAGCCAAACACCCCCAGGTCACTATACAGCCGGCGCTGCTGTTCCTGGAAACTCAACATTCAACAAGCGGCTGGTAGGCTCTGGAAAACTAATGCTCCGAAAACCGCTCTTTTAGAACACCGAGTTTTGTTTTGTCCTCAA encodes:
- the LOC127300483 gene encoding uncharacterized protein, with the protein product MVKQKIVLKLPLDGERNRRKAFKATVGMAGVTSVTMEGDKIIIVGDGIDTIGLTTMLRRSLGRAELVSVSSGDDKRKDVYGYGGEKNGYGYGGEKNSYGGAGNGGGKDSKGGGGYHQNAVVPMQYPAYHQYNAMPSYPAYSYPAHVYQQQEQDPGCSIM